CCCAACTTGCTGGCGTGCTGCTTCTTTGGGAACACCCCTGGGTGGCGTTTCATGTAATGGGACACGATGCCCTTCTTGCTGAACGACTGGAAAGAGCACAAGGAGCACTTTTTCTTCTCCACTGCCCGCCGGAGTTCCTCGCTCAGCTGAGGGGAGTCGTCCTTGGGCGGGGATGGGATGATCACTTTGTTGGGCTTGTCGCTGATGGTCCTGGAGGCTGCCAAGCAGTGAGTGTAATACGCATCAATGTCGTGGCGCTTCTGGTAGTGGGCTGCCAGACCTTTGCGGATGGGGTTGGTGTAGGCACACAGGGCACACTTGAAGAGGTTGTTCTTGCCTTCTGGCTGGGCTCGGACATTATTGTGCTTGATGCGGTAGTGCCTGGCGATCCCCTTCCTCGTGGAGCAGAAGTACTTGCAGAGCTGGCACCGGAACACAGTGTGGGAGACCAGGTGGGAGGTAGAGAAGTGAGAAGTGGACACGGgctcctctcccacctcctcctcagtGATGGAGACTTGGGAAGGGCTCACTTCAGTGGTCATCTCGGGCTCGAGGGGGACTGGCAGCTTCGGGGGCGACTGGGAAAAGACATCAAATTCAGGCTGATTGTGATACTTCTCGTAGTGGATTTTTAGTTTCTCCAAAGTGCCGTGTGTGTACGGACACAGTTTGCACCGGTAGGCGCCATACCCTTGCTTGAAGATCCTGCTCGTCTCCTCCACGTCATTCTGGGATATGTCAGCAGACTGCTCTACGTCGTGCACAAAGTCCTCAGCGGTCACCTTGATGGACGGGTGTCGCTTCTGGTAGTGGGTCAGTACGCCGTGGATGCGGGTGTTGATGTATGGGCAATGCCTGCATTTGTAGACGGCACCTGGGTTGATGTCAATGTCCTGGGCAAAGTCAGCAGCCTTCACTTTCATGCCAGGGTGCTTCTTCCCATAATGAGTGAGAAGGCCGTGCAAGTTGTTATACTCAGATTGGCATACCGTGCACTGGTATGGGGTGGAGGATATGGCGGGGTTGGCTGAAGCTAGCTGCAGGCTTTTCTCAGGGGACAGTCTTGCATCCTCTGGACATTCAGCTTCCTGCTCCGGGAGAGGGGTGGGTATACTGTTTTCACAATTCACAGGGCCTGCCAACTCTTCGGATGAAAGAATGGGCTTCTCCACAGCATCTTTCTCCTTGATGATGTCCAGCAGCACTGACTCATCACCATTCATGGCCCAGGGGTGGAATGCTTGGTAGTGATTAGTGATGTCCCAGATGGAGACAGCTTCGAAAACACAGTCCCTGCATCTGTAGGTTTTGGCTTCGGCTGGCATTGTGAGAGAGGGAGGGGATGGGTCTGGCCCAGCCCACAGTTTAGTAGCCATGTAGGTGTAATCAACATAGTGTTCTGGATGCCTCCGTTGGTAATGCAGGAGCAAACCGTTGGGCTCCGTATGGGAGTAGATGCACCACTCGCAGTGGTAGCCAGCTTCTATCAAGCCATCTAGAAATGCCCATCGCATGATGGACGTGACTGTGGCTTTCAGGGCGGGGTGGTCTTTCTTGATATGCTTCCTCAGTGCATAGAAGTAGGGGGAGGTATATGAGCACTGCCTACATTTGAGTGCTCGGAGTTTCGTTTTGTCCCGCTCCAGATTAGAGGGGGAGACAAGCACGCAGCTGGCAGGCTTCTTCTGATTTCGGTCGCAGAGGCTTCGAATGGTGGCCGTATGCTGCCGGATCACATCTGCGTTGGCCTTGAAGTCTCGGTGCTTCTTCTGATAATGAATGAGTACCCCTTTGACCGTCCGGTTCCCATAATCACAGTGCTGGCAAAAGAACATCTCATTCTCCACAGGAGGGCCATCTCTCTCAGAGCTGCTTCGGTTCAGCTGTTGTATGGGGGCGGGTGGCCGGGGGGAGCCTTGGGGCCCTTCGACCCCTCTCATCATTGCAGCTGTGGGAGGAGCCTGTCTGATATATTTGGCAGTAACCTTTATTTCTGGGTGTCTTTTCTGGTAGTGGACAAGCACTCCCACAACTGACCGATTGCTGTAGGAACAGTGTTTGCAGTAGTAAAGCTCAGTACTGAGGTCTGGTGGCGGGGGTTGTGGGGGGGGTGGGGAACCCATGTTGGACATTTTGGGAGACATTGGAGCACCCACCTCAAATGATAATTGAGAAAGGGCAGAGCCCCTGTCCACAGACACCATTCGCATAGTTTTCTGGATCCTAAAGTAGGAAGCCTTTTCTTCGGGGTGTTTCTTCTGATAATGAACCAAGACAGAATGCATGTTGGGGCTCGCAAACGAACAAACATCACAATCATAAACAACAACAGTGTTGACCAAAGGGTCCTTCTGATTTTCACATTCAGGAGTAAAGGTCTTAGGAGTGTTTTTGTTGAACGTAGCTGGCAAACCACCACCACGAGCCACAGGTGTGGAAGTCGCCATGTTCTTGGGAGCCGAATTCAGAATCTCCCTCAGGGTCTGGGATTCCGTATTCAGCCCTTCCTGCTGCTCCACGACATAGCTTGAAAATATCATCGCGTTGTTGATCTTCACCGTGGGATGCATTCTTTGGTAATGTGGCATCAGGCTTCTAACATTCGGGCTCGTGTATGAACAAAACCGACACCGGTAGATCAGGTCCGAGTGATCAAAGTTGAGTACATTCATGGCTTCTGGGTGGTGCTCACCATAATGCTGCTGGAGATCTTCGAAGTTGGTGTAATCGATGTAGCATTCCAGGCACCTGTACACTGCACTGTGATCGTTGGGGTCCAAGATGTACCTAAAGCTGAATTTAATGTATGGGTGCATTCGTTGGTAGTGGGTGCTAACACTCCGGGCAGATTTGTTGTTAAAGTCACAGTGTTTACAATAGTAAAGCCTTCCAGAGTCACCAAAGTCTGTGTTTTCACTATTGTGCTCAGTCCCATAGATGGGAGTTTGGGTATTCAGCAGAGCAGTATTGGAAACTTGGTGATCTTTCAAGTTTGTTGAGGAGCCATAATAATCCTCTTCATCTTCAGAAAGGGTGAGCTCAATCTCAGCCCCATTGGTGGCATTGTAATCGTGGGTGATGTTTCTGAAGTTGGGCTCTTTCTGGGGCTCAATGGTATCTCTTACCCATATCTGTTGGGCAGAAAAGGAAGTGGGAACCTCTATGATGGGTTCTGTTGGTTCTTCCTCCCTGTCCAACTCAACCTCTATCTCGACTTCgttgtcttcctcttcctcttcatcaTCCTCAACATTGATCACTGCATCTTCCTGCTGTTTGGTTTGGTTAATTTTGCTCTGAAGGTTGCTTGCTATCTCGTCAATCCTGGTTCTCTTCTTCACGGGTGACAAATCTAGAGGAAAGTCATTGGCGAGCTTCCTAGAGGCTTTAGCTACAAAATTGTTCTTGGAGGACAACCCAAGAATTGAGGTCTGACTTTTCTTCACAGTGTTGCTGGAAGAGGGGTGGCTGTCTGTCTCATTTTCCAATGGTAGGCTTGAGGGCTGCCCCTCGAATTTTGGCAAGTTGTCACAGAATGAATGTTTATGCTGCTGATGGACTCTTAGCCCTTTCAGAGTTGTGGTGGAGTAATTACACATGGTGCATTTGTATGGGTGCAGAGGTGCGGCTTGTGTGGGTGGCTGTGGCTGCTGCGGTGGTGGTGGCTGTGTTTGTGGCTGGGGTGGCACCTGATGTGGTGGCTGCAGCTGTGGTGGCTGTGGCTGCTGCAGTGGCTGTggctgtgatggtggtggtggcggcggcGGTGGTGGTGGCTGCGGTGGCTGTTGCTGCTGCAAGGGATCCAACATGACTCCTGACTTTCTACCATTGATGCTTGAGCTCTCATAAGACACCACACCTTCATTCAGTGAGGAAGAAATGCTTTCACTCTGGGAATTCACAGCATCCCAATCTGACGTTGTACCCGTGTGACACTGTTTGTGAGCCCCAAGTTTCAACGAGCTCTTGCAAGTAAACGGACATTCGTCACATTTATAGACAGCTGTCTTTCCAGATAAGTGGATGTTTTCTATGTGACGAGAGATGCTACGTCGATGCATGGTGAGGAAAGGACAAAAAGGGCACTGGAACCTATTCATGAATCTTCTAAATGGAATCCCCTTGGTCTCCAATAATTTGTTGCCATCTGAGCCCATCAGCTGCTCTGCAGACAGGCCTGATGTCTGGTGATCCATAGCACTTAAACCATTCTCACTGTCTATTTCATTTAACTCTTCATCAGAACTAGAGTCATTTAGCATGCTGTTAGTTTCCAGGTCAGCAGAAGAATTGGTCATGTCAGTCATTCCATAACGGGATCTCTCTGTCAAGTTAACTAGACCAGAATTGTGAGGTGACTTCGGCTTCATCTGAGGGTAAGACATGGGCGAAAACTTGGAAGCTGAAGAATTGGGTCTCATGATGGAGTTGCCCATGGAGCCCCTGAAGTTGGAGACGGTAATATTGGGTATCTCCCGGCTTGCAGCATTCATGGTCAGATAGGTGGAGTTGGAAGTGGGGCTGGGGGCACTCTTGTTCGGCACATCAGGTAGATTAGTTCCTTCTTGTTGCTGTCTGAGACTGGAAAGGATCTTGACCATACTGCGGTGTTTCTTCATCATGTGGTCACACCAGCGTTCTCGGCGGGGGGTCTGGTAGCTGCACCACTCACAACAAAAGTTGCCTCGAGATTTGGTCAAAGGCTTGACCATAGACTCTAAGATGCTGCGCTCCACAACCTCTGCTGGCAGTTCCTTGCAGGGGTCCTGCAGTGATACGGGCGGAACCACAGGGTCTGGCATTGGAGCAGGAGCAGGTGGGGGAGCAGTGGTCTCCTTCAAATTGTTTTTGTGATACATCTTCTGATGCTTCATTATTCTTGCCCTTCTTGGTGACTTGTATGTGCAAAACTGGCAAGAGAAGACCTTTCCAAATCCCTCGTGCATCATGATATTATAATTTAAGGATCCCGGGACAGGGGGTCCTGATGAACTCCCTTCAGCTTGAGCTCCATGGACCTTTCTAGTGTGTTCTATGAGGAGGTTTTTTGACCTGAAGTAGCGTACACAGAACTTGCATTGAAAAAACTTGTTTGTTGGTTTGGGATTAGCGGCAATATGCTGACCATAATATCCTGGACTGTGGCCATAGTAACCTCCGGTCCCCAATGCAGTTGCATTTTGACCTAAAGAAAAAGCATAAGGAAAGTGACAAagcaaaagataattaaaatatccAATCATGCAAATCAGTACCATTCCAATTATTCTTCATTACTAAACATCACATGCAAAAGGCCTGAAGTCTCAAGATGAGGCCTTGAAGAGTATTCACAAAGCATCAATGAAGATATACGTACTGCACCTTCTCATGGATAAAGATGCAGTGTATAGCTTTAGGTATTCTCATCTCCATAAATGAGCCACACAGCTATAAAAATACAAGTTTCATAAATTGTACTACTTTTTCTAGAACTTTCCAAGCAACTATCTTGTTCTCCAAATTGAAAGGTAGGATATATGAGGAAGCTTTTGAAAGGATAAAACCTAAGGTACTCAAGGAGAGATACATGATGCCCAAACCACAAAAATGGCTAGCAAAGCACAAAAAACTCTGCAAAAGCCACGTATATTAAGAACCATGGCTACAGGCTAAAAGGAAACAAGAGCAATTAAAATACATCGGCCGTGCCAAGTTTAGTATAGATTTACCTGATAAATCTTCTGCAATGGCAAATTCATCCTTTATAGAAGAAAACTCCACCTCTGTCTGATTACTGGCATTCATGGACCCACATCGTGGCTCATTCACATTGTCCTCAGCAACATCAGTTGGCTGCAGAAATGCCGTGTGGACATCCTGAATGTGTGCCTTGAGATCTTCATAAGACGGGGCTCTGAAATCACAGCCATCACACTGAAGCACCTCCATGATCTGGGTCTACCCTCTCACATTAGGAACCTGTGGCAGAAGTTAGAACAAAACATC
This portion of the Pan troglodytes isolate AG18354 chromosome 11, NHGRI_mPanTro3-v2.0_pri, whole genome shotgun sequence genome encodes:
- the ZNF462 gene encoding zinc finger protein 462 isoform X4, giving the protein MEVLQCDGCDFRAPSYEDLKAHIQDVHTAFLQPTDVAEDNVNEPRCGSMNASNQTEVEFSSIKDEFAIAEDLSGQNATALGTGGYYGHSPGYYGQHIAANPKPTNKFFQCKFCVRYFRSKNLLIEHTRKVHGAQAEGSSSGPPVPGSLNYNIMMHEGFGKVFSCQFCTYKSPRRARIMKHQKMYHKNNLKETTAPPPAPAPMPDPVVPPVSLQDPCKELPAEVVERSILESMVKPLTKSRGNFCCEWCSYQTPRRERWCDHMMKKHRSMVKILSSLRQQQEGTNLPDVPNKSAPSPTSNSTYLTMNAASREIPNITVSNFRGSMGNSIMRPNSSASKFSPMSYPQMKPKSPHNSGLVNLTERSRYGMTDMTNSSADLETNSMLNDSSSDEELNEIDSENGLSAMDHQTSGLSAEQLMGSDGNKLLETKGIPFRRFMNRFQCPFCPFLTMHRRSISRHIENIHLSGKTAVYKCDECPFTCKSSLKLGAHKQCHTGTTSDWDAVNSQSESISSSLNEGVVSYESSSINGRKSGVMLDPLQQQQPPQPPPPPPPPPPSQPQPLQQPQPPQLQPPHQVPPQPQTQPPPPQQPQPPTQAAPLHPYKCTMCNYSTTTLKGLRVHQQHKHSFCDNLPKFEGQPSSLPLENETDSHPSSSNTVKKSQTSILGLSSKNNFVAKASRKLANDFPLDLSPVKKRTRIDEIASNLQSKINQTKQQEDAVINVEDDEEEEEDNEVEIEVELDREEEPTEPIIEVPTSFSAQQIWVRDTIEPQKEPNFRNITHDYNATNGAEIELTLSEDEEDYYGSSTNLKDHQVSNTALLNTQTPIYGTEHNSENTDFGDSGRLYYCKHCDFNNKSARSVSTHYQRMHPYIKFSFRYILDPNDHSAVYRCLECYIDYTNFEDLQQHYGEHHPEAMNVLNFDHSDLIYRCRFCSYTSPNVRSLMPHYQRMHPTVKINNAMIFSSYVVEQQEGLNTESQTLREILNSAPKNMATSTPVARGGGLPATFNKNTPKTFTPECENQKDPLVNTVVVYDCDVCSFASPNMHSVLVHYQKKHPEEKASYFRIQKTMRMVSVDRGSALSQLSFEVGAPMSPKMSNMGSPPPPQPPPPDLSTELYYCKHCSYSNRSVVGVLVHYQKRHPEIKVTAKYIRQAPPTAAMMRGVEGPQGSPRPPAPIQQLNRSSSERDGPPVENEMFFCQHCDYGNRTVKGVLIHYQKKHRDFKANADVIRQHTATIRSLCDRNQKKPASCVLVSPSNLERDKTKLRALKCRQCSYTSPYFYALRKHIKKDHPALKATVTSIMRWAFLDGLIEAGYHCEWCIYSHTEPNGLLLHYQRRHPEHYVDYTYMATKLWAGPDPSPPSLTMPAEAKTYRCRDCVFEAVSIWDITNHYQAFHPWAMNGDESVLLDIIKEKDAVEKPILSSEELAGPVNCENSIPTPLPEQEAECPEDARLSPEKSLQLASANPAISSTPYQCTVCQSEYNNLHGLLTHYGKKHPGMKVKAADFAQDIDINPGAVYKCRHCPYINTRIHGVLTHYQKRHPSIKVTAEDFVHDVEQSADISQNDVEETSRIFKQGYGAYRCKLCPYTHGTLEKLKIHYEKYHNQPEFDVFSQSPPKLPVPLEPEMTTEVSPSQVSITEEEVGEEPVSTSHFSTSHLVSHTVFRCQLCKYFCSTRKGIARHYRIKHNNVRAQPEGKNNLFKCALCAYTNPIRKGLAAHYQKRHDIDAYYTHCLAASRTISDKPNKVIIPSPPKDDSPQLSEELRRAVEKKKCSLCSFQSFSKKGIVSHYMKRHPGVFPKKQHASKLGGYFTAVYADEHEKPTLMEEEERGSFEKAEVEGEAQEIEWLPFRCIKCFKLSFSTAELLCMHYTDHHSRDLKRDFIILGNGPRLQNSTYQCKHCDSKLQSTAELTSHLNIHNEEFQKRAKRQERRKQLLSKQKYADGAFADFKQERPFGHLEEVPKIKERKVVGYKCKFCVEVHPTLRAICNHLRKHVQYGNVPAVSAAVKQEADDPAHLFLDGLEAAKDASGALVGRVDGEHCLLDGMLEDETRPGGYHCSQCDRVLMSMQGLRSHERSHLALAMFTREDKYSCQYCSFVSAFRHNLDRHMQTHHGHHKPFRCKLCSFKSSYNSRLKTHILKAHAGEHAYKCSWCSFSTMTISQLKEHSLKVHGKALTLPRPRIVSLLSSHSHHSSQKATPAEEVEDSNDSSYSEPPDVQQQLNHYQSAALARNNSRVSPVPLSGAAAGTEQKTEAVLHCEFCEFSSGYIQSIRRHYRDKHGGKKLFKCKDCSFYTGFKSAFTMHVEAGHSAVPEEGPKDLRCPLCLYHTKYKRNMIDHIVLHREERVVPIEVCRSKLSKYLQGVVFRCDKCTFTCSSDESLQQHIEKHNELKPYKCQLCYYETKHTEELDSHLRDEHKVSRNFELVGRVNLDQLEQMKEKMESSSSDDEDKEEEMNSKAEDRELMRFSDHGAALNTEKRFPCEFCGRAFSQGSEWERHVLRHGM
- the ZNF462 gene encoding zinc finger protein 462 isoform X5 codes for the protein MEVLQCDGCDFRAPSYEDLKAHIQDVHTAFLQPTDVAEDNVNEPRCGSMNASNQTEVEFSSIKDEFAIAEDLSGQNATALGTGGYYGHSPGYYGQHIAANPKPTNKFFQCKFCVRYFRSKNLLIEHTRKVHGAQAEGSSSGPPVPGSLNYNIMMHEGFGKVFSCQFCTYKSPRRARIMKHQKMYHKNNLKETTAPPPAPAPMPDPVVPPVSLQDPCKELPAEVVERSILESMVKPLTKSRGNFCCEWCSYQTPRRERWCDHMMKKHRSMVKILSSLRQQQEGTNLPDVPNKSAPSPTSNSTYLTMNAASREIPNITVSNFRGSMGNSIMRPNSSASKFSPMSYPQMKPKSPHNSGLVNLTERSRYGMTDMTNSSADLETNSMLNDSSSDEELNEIDSENGLSAMDHQTSGLSAEQLMGSDGNKLLETKGIPFRRFMNRFQCPFCPFLTMHRRSISRHIENIHLSGKTAVYKCDECPFTCKSSLKLGAHKQCHTGTTSDWDAVNSQSESISSSLNEGVVSYESSSINGRKSGVMLDPLQQQQPPQPPPPPPPPPPSQPQPLQQPQPPQLQPPHQVPPQPQTQPPPPQQPQPPTQAAPLHPYKCTMCNYSTTTLKGLRVHQQHKHSFCDNLPKFEGQPSSLPLENETDSHPSSSNTVKKSQTSILGLSSKNNFVAKASRKLANDFPLDLSPVKKRTRIDEIASNLQSKINQTKQQEDAVINVEDDEEEEEDNEVEIEVELDREEEPTEPIIEVPTSFSAQQIWVRDTIEPQKEPNFRNITHDYNATNGAEIELTLSEDEEDYYGSSTNLKDHQVSNTALLNTQTPIYGTEHNSENTDFGDSGRLYYCKHCDFNNKSARSVSTHYQRMHPYIKFSFRYILDPNDHSAVYRCLECYIDYTNFEDLQQHYGEHHPEAMNVLNFDHSDLIYRCRFCSYTSPNVRSLMPHYQRMHPTVKINNAMIFSSYVVEQQEGLNTESQTLREILNSAPKNMATSTPVARGGGLPATFNKNTPKTFTPECENQKDPLVNTVVVYDCDVCSFASPNMHSVLVHYQKKHPEEKASYFRIQKTMRMVSVDRGSALSQLSFEVGAPMSPKMSNMGSPPPPQPPPPDLSTELYYCKHCSYSNRSVVGVLVHYQKRHPEIKVTAKYIRQAPPTAAMMRGVEGPQGSPRPPAPIQQLNRSSSERDGPPVENEMFFCQHCDYGNRTVKGVLIHYQKKHRDFKANADVIRQHTATIRSLCDRNQKKPASCVLVSPSNLERDKTKLRALKCRQCSYTSPYFYALRKHIKKDHPALKATVTSIMRWAFLDGLIEAGYHCEWCIYSHTEPNGLLLHYQRRHPEHYVDYTYMATKLWAGPDPSPPSLTMPAEAKTYRCRDCVFEAVSIWDITNHYQAFHPWAMNGDESVLLDIIKEKDAVEKPILSSEELAGPVNCENSIPTPLPEQEAECPEDARLSPEKSLQLASANPAISSTPYQCTVCQSEYNNLHGLLTHYGKKHPGMKVKAADFAQDIDINPGAVYKCRHCPYINTRIHGVLTHYQKRHPSIKVTAEDFVHDVEQSADISQNDVEETSRIFKQGYGAYRCKLCPYTHGTLEKLKIHYEKYHNQPEFDVFSQSPPKLPVPLEPEMTTEVSPSQVSITEEEVGEEPVSTSHFSTSHLVSHTVFRCQLCKYFCSTRKGIARHYRIKHNNVRAQPEGKNNLFKCALCAYTNPIRKGLAAHYQKRHDIDAYYTHCLAASRTISDKPNKVIIPSPPKDDSPQLSEELRRAVEKKKCSLCSFQSFSKKGIVSHYMKRHPGVFPKKQHASKLGGYFTAVYADEHEKPTLMEEEERGSFEKAEVEGEAQEIEWLPFRCIKCFKLSFSTAELLCMHYTDHHSRDLKRDFIILGNGPRLQNSTYQCKHCDSKLQSTAELTSHLNIHNEEFQKRAKRQERRKQLLSKQKYADGAFADFKQERPFGHLEEVPKIKERKVVGYKCKFCVEVHPTLRAICNHLRKHVQYGNVPAVSAAVKQEADDPAHLFLDGLEAAKDASGALVGRVDGEHCLLDGMLEDETRPGGYHCSQCDRVLMSMQGLRSHERSHLALAMFTREDKYSCQYCSFVSAFRHNLDRHMQTHHGHHKPFRCKLCSFKSSYNSRLKTHILKAHAGEHAYKCSWCSFSTMTISQLKEHSLKVHGKALTLPRPRIVSLLSSHSHHSSQKATPAEEVEDSNDSSYSEPPDVQQQLNHYQSAALARNNSRVSPVPLSGAAAGTEQKTEAVLHCEFCEFSSGYIQSIRRHYRDKHGGKKLFKCKDCSFYTGFKSAFTMHVEAGHSAVPEEGPKDLRCPLCLYHTKYKRNMIDHIVLHREERVVPIEVCRSKLSKYLQGVVFRCDKCTFTCSSDESLQQHIEKHNELKPYKCQLCYYETKHTEELDSHLRDEHKMICIIMGKA
- the ZNF462 gene encoding zinc finger protein 462 isoform X6, which translates into the protein MEVLQCDGCDFRAPSYEDLKAHIQDVHTAFLQPTDVAEDNVNEPRCGSMNASNQTEVEFSSIKDEFAIAEDLSGQNATALGTGGYYGHSPGYYGQHIAANPKPTNKFFQCKFCVRYFRSKNLLIEHTRKVHGAQAEGSSSGPPVPGSLNYNIMMHEGFGKVFSCQFCTYKSPRRARIMKHQKMYHKNNLKETTAPPPAPAPMPDPVVPPVSLQDPCKELPAEVVERSILESMVKPLTKSRGNFCCEWCSYQTPRRERWCDHMMKKHRSMVKILSSLRQQQEGTNLPDVPNKSAPSPTSNSTYLTMNAASREIPNITVSNFRGSMGNSIMRPNSSASKFSPMSYPQMKPKSPHNSGLVNLTERSRYGMTDMTNSSADLETNSMLNDSSSDEELNEIDSENGLSAMDHQTSGLSAEQLMGSDGNKLLETKGIPFRRFMNRFQCPFCPFLTMHRRSISRHIENIHLSGKTAVYKCDECPFTCKSSLKLGAHKQCHTGTTSDWDAVNSQSESISSSLNEGVVSYESSSINGRKSGVMLDPLQQQQPPQPPPPPPPPPPSQPQPLQQPQPPQLQPPHQVPPQPQTQPPPPQQPQPPTQAAPLHPYKCTMCNYSTTTLKGLRVHQQHKHSFCDNLPKFEGQPSSLPLENETDSHPSSSNTVKKSQTSILGLSSKNNFVAKASRKLANDFPLDLSPVKKRTRIDEIASNLQSKINQTKQQEDAVINVEDDEEEEEDNEVEIEVELDREEEPTEPIIEVPTSFSAQQIWVRDTIEPQKEPNFRNITHDYNATNGAEIELTLSEDEEDYYGSSTNLKDHQVSNTALLNTQTPIYGTEHNSENTDFGDSGRLYYCKHCDFNNKSARSVSTHYQRMHPYIKFSFRYILDPNDHSAVYRCLECYIDYTNFEDLQQHYGEHHPEAMNVLNFDHSDLIYRCRFCSYTSPNVRSLMPHYQRMHPTVKINNAMIFSSYVVEQQEGLNTESQTLREILNSAPKNMATSTPVARGGGLPATFNKNTPKTFTPECENQKDPLVNTVVVYDCDVCSFASPNMHSVLVHYQKKHPEEKASYFRIQKTMRMVSVDRGSALSQLSFEPFGHLEEVPKIKERKVVGYKCKFCVEVHPTLRAICNHLRKHVQYGNVPAVSAAVKGLRSHERSHLALAMFTREDKYSCQYCSFVSAFRHNLDRHMQTHHGHHKPFRCKLCSFKSSYNSRLKTHILKAHAGEHAYKCSWCSFSTMTISQLKEHSLKVHGKALTLPRPRIVSLLSSHSHHSSQKATPAEEVEDSNDSSYSEPPDVQQQLNHYQSAALARNNSRVSPVPLSGAAAGTEQKTEAVLHCEFCEFSSGYIQSIRRHYRDKHGGKKLFKCKDCSFYTGFKSAFTMHVEAGHSAVPEEGPKDLRCPLCLYHTKYKRNMIDHIVLHREERVVPIEVCRSKLSKYLQGVVFRCDKCTFTCSSDESLQQHIEKHNELKPYKCQLCYYETKHTEELDSHLRDEHKVSRNFELVGRVNLDQLEQMKEKMESSSSDDEDKEEEMNSKAEDRELMRFSDHGAALNTEKRFPCEFCGRAFSQGSEWERHVLRHGMALNDTKQVSREEIHPKEIMENSVKMPSIEEKEDDEAIGIDFSLKNETVAICVVTADKSLLENAEAKKE